The genomic region ATAGGGGAAATCGCCCCCGGTTTTATGCTTCCATCAGAATCGTGTGATACCGCTAAATACTCGTTGAGGATATCACCCCATTTACCACGATCTTGGCCTGGTATTGGTAATCTTGGCATTAGTTTACGTTTACAAAATTAGGTATTTGCACTCTGCTATTCATGTTCTACTTCCACAACCCCATATTTGATTTATCACTGGTTCCGCCATAAGCATCACCACCATACCCTAATGTGCTCACCTTAGAGCTTGATTTGCTAAAAATATCACTAAGATTTTTTAATAATGACGTTACTCCAACAACAGAAAGTATTCCAGCACCAACCAATCCCAAAAACTCAGTTCTGGTCATTTCTTTTTGTAAAATATCTTCTACGTTTATTTTCATATACTATCCTTATGCTTATGCTACAATAGACTGTATACTAGTTAATAGAATTTGTAAATAATGATGCCTTCTATAAACACAATTACTACAGTAAGTCACTTCAACAACGTAGTGTCCTTTAGTTACTTTGCCGAATCTAGTACCAGAAATTACGGTGATGATGCCTACAACAGCACCCTGTACAACGGTGAAGATTATCAAAAAGCTGGCATTAATCAATTAGTGAACTCTGGAACCGTAGTTTCATTAACCCTTATAGTTGGTGCAGTTCTAATAATAACCGCCATACTCATGAGAGTTCGCAAGCGATCATCCAAATCAAGTAAACATTAAGTAATTCAGTAGGTTATCGTCAGTTATAGATCTAGCATCTTTTAGGTAGTATTTACCTACGTGCGTTCGTTGTAGTTCGGTCATATATGCACCAGTTCCTAGTTGACCACCAATATCTTCTACTAATGACCGGATATATGTACCACTACTAACAGTTGTACCAAATTTAACAATTGGATAGTGATAGTCGATATCGTTTATTTCGTATATTGTTACTCTTCGTGACTCTAATTTAAAATCCTTACCTGCCCTAGCTAATTTATATGCCCTCTGGCCGTTCACCTTAACCGCCGAATAAGCAGGCGGGATTTGGTCTATGTCACCAATAAAACCTCTTATTACTTCTTCAACCTCTTGTTTGGTGGGTTGATTGTCAGATATATACTCTTTTTCTCCCTCTTCATCTCCGGTTGAACTTGTTTCCCCTAACTTCATAGAAACTTGATACGTTTTATCCTTCTTTGATAGTTCAGATGCTTTTTTTGTGTAACTGCCAATGACAATTATTAATAGACCGGTAGCTAGCGGGTCTAACGTGCCACAGTGCCCAACTTTTGGCTTCTTCTGGCCTGTTGATTGACGAATCAAGCCCCTAACCTTGGCTACAACATCAAAACTTGTCCAATCCTTTGGTTTGTCTATTAATAAAATTCCATCCATTGTTAGGATTGTACAATATAAGTTAGTGCATACCTATTAGCTCATCGGAGGCATCATTGGTGGCGGAACCGGAGGTGGTGGAGTCGGTGGCTGGTCGGTTCCTGATTGTTCTGGTAGTAAATCATTACTTTGAGGTACAAATCCAGGATAATTATTTTGGATTTGAGCAGGATCGGTAGTTGTCTGAGTTATATTTGATTCTGAGGAATGAATATTATCATCTAAAAACTGAGCGCCTACACTCTGGAGAGGATTAGGTTTTAGCTCCGACGACGAAGACGCCTCCTCTACTGCTAATCGTGCTGTTTCTAAGTTATCGATTGGGTTGATATCATCTACTGGCTGCTCATTTAAGCTTTGTATTTTAGGGGGTTCAACCTCACTTACATTACCCTGCACACTAGAGTCAGCCATATTTTGAGGCTTCAGCTCTTCGTTACTTAGAGTAGTTTCACTGGGGTTAGGAATGCTAGATTGATCTATGCTAGGATTACTGCTTAAATTTGATAATGTTGCGTGAGGACTACCAACTTGTTCTTCTATTGAACTCAATGTCTGTGATGTAGTTGGCTTAATGTCGACACCCTTAGAGGAAACCGTGTCTGATGATGGCATCACCGCGGGTTTATCGCGCGTAATAATAGCATCGTTGGGCGACCTTCCGCTTAGTGGGTCAACACTAGGATCAAGATGATTGGCTTCAGTGTTGGCAGTAAGCGCACTACCTAGAGTTGGTGGCTCTAACGCTAAACGACCAGACTTTTCTTTTTTGTCATCTTCTTTTGGTTGATCTTGTAACCCTGTCTTAAAATTACCCTGCTCATCTATATGAATTTCACCCTCTTTACCAACTGCTCCATCATCAGCAGGTAATGGTAATTCAGTAGATGTTGATTCTTCTTTTTGTTCAGCTTTGGGGTGATCAATCTCTAGAGCTCCATCATCTTTTTTCTTTTCTTTTTTGTCATCTTCTTTTGGTTGCTCAACCTTCACGGGCTCTTCAAGTTTTGTAGCTACTAGCTGTTGGTTTGCCCCAGCTGTCATTAATTTTGAGCTAATACTCATAGTAGCAGGCGTGGTCTTTGTATTACTAAATCGTTGGGTTTCAGCTACGATACCCGTCAAAAATGCAGTTGCCATTTGTGAATCCAGTTGGTTCGGTTGAAGTAAGTCTGCCAAACTCGCAATCATTTCTGATAAACTACTGGCTTTAGGATCGTTCCAATTTAACGCCCCTAAATCTGCAGGTTTAGTGTTATTGATAGATATTACCGTTGCATCGTGCAGAATACGTCCGTGAGCCATAATTGCTTGGTCAAGTTCTTCTCGAACATGTACCCCAATTGCC from Candidatus Nomurabacteria bacterium harbors:
- the truB gene encoding tRNA pseudouridine(55) synthase TruB — translated: MDGILLIDKPKDWTSFDVVAKVRGLIRQSTGQKKPKVGHCGTLDPLATGLLIIVIGSYTKKASELSKKDKTYQVSMKLGETSSTGDEEGEKEYISDNQPTKQEVEEVIRGFIGDIDQIPPAYSAVKVNGQRAYKLARAGKDFKLESRRVTIYEINDIDYHYPIVKFGTTVSSGTYIRSLVEDIGGQLGTGAYMTELQRTHVGKYYLKDARSITDDNLLNYLMFT